TTGATTTGAGATGAACCTTGACATAATCCTTATAAGCTTCTACATGGGTTATGTCTTGAAGCATGACTTTGACCAATTGATATTCCACCTTCAGGAAAATATACTCAGGCTTAGCTTGGGAATCTTGTCGAATTTGTGGTTTATCAGATTGAGTGGCCCGTTCGAAATATTGGTAGGCTTTGGAAGCTGCTGCCAAAAATTCTTCATAAGAATAGGGTTTAAGCAGGTAATCCAAGGCGTCCACTTTGTATCCTTCGATAGCAAACTGATGGTAGGCTGTACAAAATATGATTCGGGTTTTGTCCGAATTTTTCTTCCCATCCAATATTCTGGCTAATTCCATTCCCGAAAGGTCCGGCATTTGAATGTCCATAAAAATGAGTTGAACCGGATTTTGGTTTAAAAAGCTCAGGGCCTCAATTGCATTTGAAAATTTCCCAACCAATTCCAAAAAGGAAGTTTGGTTGATGAATTTGGTCAAAAGCTCCAGAGCAAGAGGTTCATCATCTACAGCAATACAGGTGATTTTCATCCCAGGTCAATGGTAAGTGTTACCCAATACTGCTGAGTTGCGTCGTCTTTACCAAATTTTAGGCGATGTTTTTCGGGGTAGATCAAACTCAATCTTCGTTGGGTATTGACTAATCCGATTCCGCTTTCGTGTGCTTCAGGGCTGTCTTGGTTGATTGGGAAAATGCGATTCTTGGTTTCAAAAAAGACAGTATTTCCCATGATTTCCATCTTGATCAGGATATTGCTTTCCTGCTGCG
Above is a window of Algoriphagus sanaruensis DNA encoding:
- a CDS encoding LytR/AlgR family response regulator transcription factor, translating into MKITCIAVDDEPLALELLTKFINQTSFLELVGKFSNAIEALSFLNQNPVQLIFMDIQMPDLSGMELARILDGKKNSDKTRIIFCTAYHQFAIEGYKVDALDYLLKPYSYEEFLAAASKAYQYFERATQSDKPQIRQDSQAKPEYIFLKVEYQLVKVMLQDITHVEAYKDYVKVHLKSKPNPILSLTSMKNMEELLPSEKFMRVHRSFIVSLDHIDSVSKNVIQIGNHQISVGDNYKDQFLEFLSKWIS